The sequence TAAAAATATTCTGTAGATATTATTTTGAAGTAAAGATTTCAATAAACTTTAACTGTTGAACATTTAACATATTTGGGACGGGTAAATGCCCCAAGATATGGACTTTTTTTTAGATATCTTAAATAGTATTAAAAAATATTTATGTAATAATTTATTTAATAATATTATGAAAATTGATGGGGATGCCCTGATAAAAATCGTTAAATTAGGAAGGCCAGTGTTCCTGTTTGATGGATTTTTGCTTTTCATTATGGGTGCCCTTTTAGCGGTTATTTTCAATGCTGAATTTAGTTTAACTAAATTTATAATGGGTTATTCAATTTTGCTTTTATGTCATCTTGCTGTTCATTACAGTAATGATTATTACGACTTTAAAACAGACAGCCTTTCAGGGCCTAGCACTGTTTCTGCAGGTAGTGGTATACTACTTGAAAACCCTGAATTAAAGCAATTTTCAAAGGGATTAGCTATTGCACTTAATTTGCTGTCAGTAGTTCTTGCAGCTGTTTTCATTATTATTTTTTCATACCCTATTGAATTTTTCTTACTGGCGGTATTTGGTAATTTTTTAGCATGGTTTTACACTGCACCTCCTTTAAAATTAGCTTACAACAGGCTTGGTGAAGTTTCTAATGCTCTTTATGGAATTTTACTGCCTTCTGCTGGATTTTTTACTTTAATGGGAATGTTAACTATTCCTATGTTGATTTTTACTATACCTCTTGCTTTTTCAAGGCTCTTTCTAACTAACAGTGCCAATATTCCAGATATGGAAGGGGATAAACTGGGAGGTAAAATAACGCTGATTGTAGCAAATGGCCGCAGGTTTGGTTTTAAGTTTATTGGAATTTCCGCATTTATGATGACTTTATCATTTGCTTTAATATCATTTACTGGTCTTTATCCTCAGGTTTTAAATTTTAAGGTGCTCACTTTTATTTCAGTAATTCCTTTAAGTTTGGGGATAATGGAGCTTCTAAAAATGCCTTCAGATAGAGAATTAGCTACAAAATACGCTACATTTAATATTAAATCAATATTTTTAATTGGCCTTTTAATTAACAGTTATTTTGCATTTTTAATCTTATCGTAAAAATATGGGATGTTATCTTAAAATATAAATGGAGGAAGTTAATATGAGCTGGTTAATAGATATAGTATGGAAATTTATAGGTTTCTGGCTTCTTTCGAAGTTTGGAATCTTTGGACGTATTGCAATTGGAATAGCTATATTAAATAGGTTGGTTAAGGGTGTATTTATGATATTTAGAGTTTTAGGCTGGTTTATGGGATAAATGATTTCATTTGTATTTTGCATGTAAAATACAAGTTATTTACTTTTTTATGCATTTTTAGCTTATAAATGATTTTTTTTACTTTAATTGGACTTTTATTTGGTTTTTTGGTAATATTTGACGTTTTTAAGGCACTTTGATTTTGACCACAACTCTTGCATGGTGCAAGTATATATGTGATGAGTGTTATATTTCCTAACACTTGCAGTATGCAACTATTGATGTATGCAAGAGTATTGAACTTGTAATTTTAACAAAATAGAAAAAGGTTAAAGAAAATCTTAATCAAAGATTAGGGGGTAAAAAATGACAGATGAAACTAAAAATGTAGGTAGCAGGATTAACTTGATAACCGGAGATCCTAAAAGGGCCATAAGAAAATTATCTTTTCCCATGATGTTAATCATGATCCTTATAGTTAGTTACCAGATAGTTGACAGTATATGGGTGGCAGGACTCGGTGCTGATGCACTGGCTGCTTTAGGGTTTATTTCGCCAATATTTATGGTAATTGTAGGGCTTGCACAGGGCTTAGGGGCAGGTGCTACTTCCCTTATAGCCAGGTGTATAGGGGCAAAAGATAAAGATAATGCAGATAATGCAGCTATGCATGCAATTTTAATAACAGCCGTACTTTCTGTGGTGCTCCCTGTTGTTTTGATTCTCCTTTTAAAGGATATATTAATTGGAATTGGTGCATCAAGTGTGTTAACCCTTGCAACACAATACGGGCAAATTATATTTGCGGGGTCCTTTGCATTACTATTTAATTCAGTTGGGTCCAGTATTTTACGTGCAGAAGGAGACATGAAAAGGGCTACATATGCAATTGCAATAAGCAGTATACTAAACATGGTTATAGCTCCCATATTTATTTACACACTCAACATGGGAATTAGCGGGGCAGCAGTAGCTACTGTATTATCATCATCTGTAGCAGCAGTTGCCATATTTTACTGGATACTTATAAAAAGGGATACTTATCTTGCATTTAAATTTAAAGATTTCCACTTTGATCCAAAGATCATTAAAGATATACTTGGAGTAACCTTACCTGCAAGTGTAGAGCAGTTTATAATGTCTGTGCTGACAGTGGGCATTAATGCAATGTTAGTTATTGCCGCTGGAACAACTGCTGTGGCTGTTTATACTGCTGGATGGAGAATCGTGTCAATGGGAATAATTCCTGCTCTTGGAATAGAAACGGCCGTACTAACCGTTGCGGGAGTCGCCTATGGTGCAAAGAACTATAAAAATTTAGAGATAAGCTGTCATTATGCCATAAAATTAGGGGTGTTTATATCTCTGGTTTTAGCGGTAATAACCTATATTTTTGCCCCAAATATCGCCTGGTTATTTGCTTATTCTTCAAACAGCGGGGATATGATACCAATGATAACAGAATTCCTTAGAATTTTCTGTGTATTCTTCATGGCAATTCCATTTGGGCTTGCATCTACTGCTGTTTTCCAGGCAGCGGGTAAAGGAACTACCTCACTGCTTTT is a genomic window of Methanobacterium veterum containing:
- a CDS encoding MATE family efflux transporter, whose protein sequence is MTDETKNVGSRINLITGDPKRAIRKLSFPMMLIMILIVSYQIVDSIWVAGLGADALAALGFISPIFMVIVGLAQGLGAGATSLIARCIGAKDKDNADNAAMHAILITAVLSVVLPVVLILLLKDILIGIGASSVLTLATQYGQIIFAGSFALLFNSVGSSILRAEGDMKRATYAIAISSILNMVIAPIFIYTLNMGISGAAVATVLSSSVAAVAIFYWILIKRDTYLAFKFKDFHFDPKIIKDILGVTLPASVEQFIMSVLTVGINAMLVIAAGTTAVAVYTAGWRIVSMGIIPALGIETAVLTVAGVAYGAKNYKNLEISCHYAIKLGVFISLVLAVITYIFAPNIAWLFAYSSNSGDMIPMITEFLRIFCVFFMAIPFGLASTAVFQAAGKGTTSLLLVVIRDLVLSLIAAYILGIVLHLGATGIYWGIVIGVILGSAVSYLYFRLFLRGLKREKMGDVNISEFKGERIN
- a CDS encoding prenyltransferase; the protein is MPQDMDFFLDILNSIKKYLCNNLFNNIMKIDGDALIKIVKLGRPVFLFDGFLLFIMGALLAVIFNAEFSLTKFIMGYSILLLCHLAVHYSNDYYDFKTDSLSGPSTVSAGSGILLENPELKQFSKGLAIALNLLSVVLAAVFIIIFSYPIEFFLLAVFGNFLAWFYTAPPLKLAYNRLGEVSNALYGILLPSAGFFTLMGMLTIPMLIFTIPLAFSRLFLTNSANIPDMEGDKLGGKITLIVANGRRFGFKFIGISAFMMTLSFALISFTGLYPQVLNFKVLTFISVIPLSLGIMELLKMPSDRELATKYATFNIKSIFLIGLLINSYFAFLILS